A section of the Triplophysa dalaica isolate WHDGS20190420 chromosome 8, ASM1584641v1, whole genome shotgun sequence genome encodes:
- the lss gene encoding lanosterol synthase — MMTEGTSLRRRGGPYKTEPVTDLRRWRLNNVEGRQTWRYIEDGDTLDRQQHMLECHSLGLDTTEFLSASPAAHTAVEAALKGMDFYSRLQGEDGHWAGDYGGPLFLLPGLLITCHIAKIHLSEAWKQEMVRYLRSVQLPDGGWGLHVEDKSTVFGTALSYTTMRILGVGPDDPDMVRARNNLHSKGGAVGIPSWGKFWLAILNVYSWEGMNTLFPEMWLFPSWVPAHPSTLWCHCRQVYLPMSYCYAVRLCADEDSLVLSLRQELYVQDYSTINWPAQRNNVAACDMYTPHSNLLTVAYWILNVYEAHHSTFCREKAVEELYDHIKADDRFTKCISIGPISKTINMLVRWHVDGPQSPAFQKHVSRIPDYLWLGLDGMKMQGTNGSQLWDTAFAVQAFLEAGAQNNPSFTECLRQAHHFFDLTQIKDNPPEYQKYYRQMNKGGFPFSTHDCGWIVADCTAEGLKSVMLLQEQCSFLQQQIPRERLFDAVNVLLSMRNPDGGFATYETKRGGRLLELLNPSEVFGDIMIDYTYVECTSAVMQALKHFHHVYPEHRAEEIGSTLHEGLNYCRRVQRPDGSWEGSWGVCFTYGAWFGLEAFACMGHTFQNGSVCAEVKRACDFLLSKQMEDGGWGEDFESCEQRHYVQSKNSQIHNTCWALLGLMAVRYPDIRVIERGIQLLIDKQLPNGDWPQENISGVFNKSCAISYTSYRNVFPVWTLGRFSRLNPSSSLTGKLKL; from the exons ATGATGACAGAGGGAAC GTCTTTGCGAAGAAGGGGTGGCCCATATAAGACTGAGCCTGTGACAGATCTCAGGCGCTGGAGGTTGAATAATGTAGAGGGCAGACAGACCTGGAGGTATATAGAGGATGGAGACACCCTTGACAGACAGCAGCACATGCTTGAATGCCACTCCCTGGGACTGGATACG ACGGAGTTTTTGTCAGCGTCCCCAGCTGCACATACCGCAGTAGAAGCTGCACTGAAGGGAATGGATTTCTACAGCCGTCTGCAGGGTGAAGATGGACATTGGGCTGGAGATTATGGTGGACCCCTTTTCTTACTGCCAG GTCTACTTATAACATGTCATATTGCTAAGATCCATCTCTCAGAAGCATGGAAACAGGAGATGGTTAGGTACCTGCGTTCTGTACAACTGCCTGATGGAGGTTGGGGCCT GCACGTTGAGGATAAGTCTACTGTTTTTGGAACAGCTTTGAGTTATACCACCATGAGAATTCTTGGAGTTGGTCCTGATGATCCAGATATGGTTCGGGCGAGGAACAATTTGCACAGCAAAG GGGGTGCTGTCGGCATACCCTCTTGGGGTAAATTCTGGCTGGCCATTCTTAACGTTTACAGTTGGGAAGGAATGAATACTCTCTTTCCAGAAATGTG GTTGTTCCCTTCCTGGGTGCCAGCACATCCCTCCACTTTATGGTGCCACTGTCGTCAGGTTTACCTGCCCATGAGCTACTGTTATGCAGTCAGATTATGTGCTGATGAAGATTCTCTGGTGCTCAGTTTAAGACAG GAACTGTATGTCCAAGATTACTCAACTATTAACTGGCCAGCTCAGAGGAACAATGTCGCAGCCTGTGACATGTACACACCACACAGCAACTTGCTCACAGTCGCATATT GGATTCTGAATGTCTATGAAGCTCATCACAGCACATTTTGTAGAGAAAAAGCAGTGGAAGAGCTCTACGATCACATCAAAGCAGACGATCGCTTCACTAAGTGCATCAGCATCGGCCCG ATCTCAAAAACGATCAATATGTTAGTCCGCTGGCACGTGGATGGACCCCAATCACCTGCTTTCCAGAAACATGTCTCTAGGATTCCAGACTACTTATG GCTGGGTCTGGATGGTATGAAAATGCAG GGAACAAATGGCTCACAGCTATGGGACACAGCCTTTGCGGTACAGGCATTTCTGGAG GCAGGTGCCCAAAATAATCCTAGCTTTACAGAGTGTCTCAGACAAGCCCATCATTTCTTTGATCTGACTCAG ATCAAAGATAATCCTCCAGAATATCAAAAATACTACAGGCAAATGAACAAG ggAGGATTTCCCTTTAGCACACATGACTGTGGTTGGATAGTTGCGGACTGTACAGCAGAAGGGCTGAAATCTGTAATGTTACTGCAGGAGCAATGCAGTTTCCTTCAACAACAAATTCCCAGAGAAAGACTATTCGATGCTGTCAATGTG CTGCTAAGCATGAGAAATCCTGATGGAGGGTTTGCCACGTATGAGACAAAGCGTGGAGGAAGACTCCTGGAGCTCCTAAACCCATCGGAGGTTTTTG GTGATATCATGATTGACTACACCTATGTTGAGTGCACCTCAGCTGTAATGCAGGCACTGAAACACTTTCATCATGTTTATCCAGAGCACAGAGCGGAGGAGATAGG GTCAACTCTGCATGAAGGGCTGAACTACTGCAGGAGGGTCCAGAGGCCTGATGGCTCATGGGAAGG GTCTTGGGGAGTGTGTTTCACGTATGGTGCCTGGTTTGGTCTAGAGGCATTCGCATGTATGGGCCACACCTTCCAGAATGG GTCTGTTTGTGCGGAGGTGAAGCGTGCATGTGACTTCCTGCTGTCTAAGCAGATGGAAGATGGAGGCTGGGGTGAAGACTTTGAGTCATGTGAGCAGCGACACTACGTTCAGAGCAAGAACTCCCAGATCCACAACACCTGCTGGGCACTTCTGGGCTTGATGGCTGTCAG gtaTCCTGATATCAGAGTAATTGAGAGAGGTATTCAATTATTAATTGACAAGCAGCTTCCCAATGGAGACTGGCCTCAA GAAAATATATCTGGAGTGTTTAATAAGAGCTGTGCCATCAGCTACACCTCTTATAGGAATGTTTTTCCTGTGTGGACATTGGGACGTTTCTCACGACTCAACCCCAGCAGCTCCCTGACTGGAAAACTCAAACTGTGA